The genomic DNA GAACCGACCCCATGAACCCAAACTCCTCCACATTTCCCAATTTACCCTCCGCGCACAATCGCACCTTCCCGCCCCCGCCATTGCCGACCGTTTCCCGGTACGCTCCCAGCACCACTCTCGCCGCCCACCTCTCGAAACACCTCTCCGAGAAGAAGCCAGCCGCCGCCGTCAGCTCCCCCGCCGCCGACTCGTCCACCACCAGACGCCCGATTCCCCCACCACCCGCCTCTTCCTCAAATGCCCGCTGGAGCTTCAGCAGAAGGCTCTTCGTCACGAGGTCGGACCTTTCCTCCAAGCTGAATCGAGCAGTGACTAACTGGAGCAGCTCAGGTGGAAGATTGGGCGTCGCGCAGCAGCTGGTCTCGTTGGTCAGGTCGCTCGGGGCGGCCTCCTCGTCCTTGTTGTCATCCTCCTCGTTGAgctttctcctctcctcctccgcGAGCAGGTTAAGATCGGGGCCGTAACTGGCTCTTCTCTTCGGCGAGCTCTGCAGTGTGGTCTCCGGCTTCCTTTTCAGGTCTTTATCGATCGGTTTGATCTCTTCGACCTGCAACATCATCTTGATCGCATTCTTACTGCCAGCGTCCTGGTCTCCGTAGTTTGATGTGGTCATGATGACGATGACGCCTTGGCCTTCCATCTTCAACACATCGGTGAGATACCTTGTGAAGCTCGAATCTGCTCGCTCAATTTCCTCAATGAGAATCACAACCTTTGCGCCCTTTTCTAAGGCTTCGACATTTGCCCATTTTCTCGAATTAATTTCTACTTTGGATCCCCCAAAATGCTCCAGAATTACTTGGGCGAGTCTCCTCTTAGAAATGCGATCGCTGCCTTCTAAAAGTATGCAGAGGCTCTTGTTTTGACATGATGAAGTATCAGTGAGTGATTCCACGATTGAGGGAATGATTTCTGACTGCCAAGGCATGTTTTCTTGCAGTTTCGAGCTTAGGCCTTCTTCTTGGTCCGCTGACACATCATCCTTGCTGGATGTAGCAGAATCCGCGAGCAAAGCACCACTGCCAAGGGAAAGAGTGATGTTGACATCTTCATTTCGAGGAGTTTTGAGTGAATTCAAGCCGACTTCAGAAAATCTTTGCTTTGTTTCATCTCTCCCAAGCCAGTTACAGATTCCAAACATTGGATCATGCTTCGCAGTGGCTTCAGAGGAGGACGAGGAGAAATGCGGTTGCCGCGAGTGTTTGCTTTGCTTGCTGTTAGACCACGATGAATACGAAGAACACAAGTTGCTGTTATTGGCAAAGGCGATCCCGTTCAAGAACGGGAGATATAGTTGATTCTGCCTAGAGCGATGGAGATTTCGGCACAGGCTATTCCATTTGCTTCTCAATTCCGACAGAGAATCCTGAAAGCATCATGAAGTTTTAGTCTAAATTAGGTAGAAATAATAACTCCCTTATTAGTTTTACCTTGTGATCATCTGGTCTGAGTTTTTGCAGCCACAGAGGTAGCTGTGTTGAGCCATGGTGGGGCTCATTCTTCTCGAATTCGAAAACCGAAGCTTCTTTCTCAAATTTTGAAGTGCACTCGGAACAGCAGCTGAGCTTTTCATCATCCATGGAGCTGTAGTTCTTTGAACCAAGAAATTGAAGTGGGTGATCAAAGAGTTTTGTCAATCTGGGTGGTTCCAGGCCATCACTGCAGAACATGCATGAAGGAAAACAATACAATCAACATCAAGCAATGCAGAATCCAGAGCAGCATAAAAAAGCCATGGCGGCCGCGAGCTCACCTGGTAGCTCGAAGGCTCAATGTAAGGCCGCCTGAAGGCACCACCACAGCTTGAAGACCCCACAGGGTCTCTAGAGATGGCTGCCTCGTCTGGCACCTCACGTAAGTCTGGTAGCTTGCAGTGGCCAACAGCCACACTTTGCCATTGCTGCTCCTGAGCGGAGACAGTAACCTGCCCAGCTCTTCAGCCATGTAGTCCACTGGCTTGAACCCACACCCGTCTCTTGCTTCCTCATCATCCACTGCCCACCTCAAGTCGCCTGCATGGATGATGACACCACGGCCGCCCTTGTCGGCTGCCAAAGCAGTAATCTTTTTCCTCAGGTGAGAAACCTTCGTGTCCACATCACTCTTGCCCATGAGCCGGAGGTGAACGTGGGAGAGGTGAAGCTTGACGAATTGAGCGTCCTTGATATCGTCAGGGACGTCGCCCCTCTCCACCTTCACCATGAGGTCAGCCACGAGGCCATCTGTTATGGTGACAGAGTCCCCCACCACCACCGCGTTGCTCCGCCTCCCTTGCTTTCTCAGCATCACCTCCATGACCGCGCTCAAGTCCTCTTTTTGGGACGAAGAACGAGGTGGGGCTTGCCAGGAAGACAACTTGAAGAAGGGGTTGATAATGTCGTTGTGGGCGAGGGAGGAGGCACTAGCAGAGGTTTCCTCTTCGAGGTTGTTCTTGACGCAGGTGCTGGAGAAGCCGGCCTCGCGCATCACGCGACTCACGCTGGGGTCGTCCAAGATGGAGATGATGAGCTGCTCGAGCTCGACCTTGATGGCCAGAAGCGGCGAAGGCTGTTGGTGCAGGTTCTGGTGCTGCTGGATCTCCACGCAGCCGCGACGCTGATGGGCCTGAGCGCGCTTGAGGGCGGCGATCAAGGCGTTGGACAGGGAGGGGTGGAGAGAGGCGGAGCAAGGGGAGGCGGGCAGGCGGTTCAGGGCGACGTTGAAGCAGAGGTCTAGCGCGCGGCATTGGAGCGGGTGGGAGGCCGGGTGGCGCGGCTGCGATTTGACGCAGGCGCGGCGGAGAAGGGAGGAGGAAGTGGCGGTGGAGGACAGCAGGGTAGTGGCGACGTGCAGAGGGGTGACCTGGGCATGACCTCGCCGGCGTGCCAAGGCCAGGGAGAGCTTCAGGACGGTGGCGGCCTCGGCGGTGAGCGCCTGCTGTAGTGTGCAAGCTCCTGTTCGCATTACTTGAACCCCAACACCAACCCCCacacaccttcttcttcttcttcttcttcttcttcttcaaaactcaagatcttcttcttcttcttcttcttcttcttcagctgGTTATTTCATGCCTCTTTTAATCTTTGGTCTGCTCTACTTTTTAGCGCAGCCAGTGTTTGTGCCGCCTTTCACTTGGGCAAGCTTTATCGGGCTCACATTATTAATATCTAATACTCAAAACTTTCGCTTTGTTTGAATATGTTTTGAATCATAAAGTGTGATGGATAGGGACTAAACGAAATGATTGCTTCATGCAACTCATCCAACAATTGAAATACACACTCAAAAAGAAACAATCTTTATTATTCTCTTAATTAGCGTATAGATGTCTTCTCTCCACTTAACCAGAAGAGATCATCGTGATCATCATGCCTTGCATGTATGTTTCATGGAATTGTTCTCATGCGTATTTCAGAAAGACAGCAAGCAAAAGCAGAAGAACAAGGCAGGCAGCCATGAATGAAAAACTTTCAAGAAGAAGATAAATTAGTAGAGAATAAAAAAGAGGAAGGTGTGATAAAAGCATCATAGCAGTGCTAGGTGTACATTTAACTTTGTATGTATCACTTTTCTTTTTGCTTTTGTAGAGGTACAGCCACATTGTGATGCATCTACTTGCctcaaaagaaagaaaagaaaagggaaagatggaggaaaaaaagaagagagaggTGATTCTTGCTTTCACCAATCCTGATGAAGACTGAGTGTTAATATTCCTTGCCTCCAAGTACATAAAAAAGCATGTTCGTGTCTGCACTCTTGCATAAAATCACTTCAGAAATTATCATTTAGTACTTAAGTCGCTGTAATACATTTGTGAATTCATTGGGTGCAACAAGCAGTAGTCTGCCAGTGGATATGCAGAAACTGTAGTGGAGCTTGTGTTGTGCTTCATCAATTAAAactgatgaagaagaaagcagccATAATGTAGGTTGGCACTACTTtgtaataaatattaatttcgttAATTAAACAGTACGGATGGATTGGATTATGctttttatttgttttaatcGATTCTTTTCCTCAATCTCATGGCAGATCTTTTAGAATTTTTTGACCAGTCTTTAAGATCATGACCATATTGGAAGCTGTGAAGAGcaacctcctccttcttctctctctctctctctctctctctctctctacctTCTCAGGCCTTTTTTTTTCCCATTGCTTTCGGCCTTTTAAGGATTCACCACCCCATCATATTCCACAAGCCATTATTCCTCTCACCCTTAGATGCTAATGCAACCAAAATTTACAACCTCACCTAACATCGCTACAAAGCTTCCTCTACCCCCAGGGCATGGTTCTGTGACAAATAAGATAGTgattattttatgaattattgaATCGGTTAATTctacaaaataagaaataaacagTACTATAAAagtattattaaataaaaaacttcaccttacatcaactcaaactattGTTTATATACACTCCAAAAACTTAAAACACAAAGAAAGGAACATAATTTCTAActtgtaaaaaaagaaaaaaatatcttaacataaaagaaaaattcttaacAGACGTACATTCTAAAATCCCTAAAcgatttaaaatctaaaaatacaaaaaaataaaaataataaagaatatcctaaatatcaaaaatatcttaaatattaaaaaaactcaaaaatactaaaaataatatgaaagaTATTCGAATCTTTCTGTATTAATCCCCTATGTTGTAAAAACTCATCCTCAATTTTAAAATAGTATCGGACAATAGTCTAAGAGAAAGATGCATCAATTTGACAATTATGTGTTGTGGACATGCAGATGCCTGCTAGATATAATCTATCACGTTTGACTACATATTCGGCTTCAACATTGCTTAACTTGGGTTGTCTATCTGTTACGATGGAACACCTACTACACTCAACGTGATAACTTTGTTTTACGACGGACGTGCGTCTTGTCAGTTAGATGATCCGTCACCAGAATCTGGCAAATCCTGTGGAGAAATTGGAGTTTCCAATATTGACGGTTTAACCTCAACAACACAAGATATATCTGATCTGCAGCAATCTCTGTCGGGATACACATGAGACTGACTATTCAACAATCCACATATCACCGATAGACTTACCACTCGGTACAACTTCATCTACTTTGACACTAATCTCAGGTTCAGGAACATCCATGTGAGTTTCAAAAGATACATTACCATCTACTGTATGTAAATTGGTTATTCTATTGGAAACTAATTGTGCCCTATTTTCTTCTAAATGTTCTTCTGACATAGGCTTGATAATATGCTCATTAACAACAGAACATTCATGAGGCCGGTTTCCTATATAACTAATTCCTCAAGCTTCTCTTCCTTTTGAACTTCGACAGGTGATACCAATTCACATTGGTTTCCAGCAAATGTCCTTGAAGTCTGAGTCTCCTCAACTGATCCTTCAGTAGCTAATTCTAAAGTTTTTTGCTCTTTATTATCTGAAACTAGAGCTTCAGGAGCAAGCAGCTTTTCTTGGTCACGCTTGTTTGGTGCTGTAAGCACAGTCTGAGACTCTTCTGTTCCAAGCAATAAAACATTTATGGACCTATGTTCTTGGCTATCAACATCTTGTTTGTCAATTTCTATAACCAGAGCACTGCTATCTTTTCTTACTTCAACATTTGATTCCTCTTTTTCAAAGTCCATATCCTTGTCAACTTCTTCATCGTCATACATCAGCTCACTAATCGTCTTGATCTTatctgtaagtaccccatggtaattttgatgtgatcaaccaaattaagttaggtcttgtttatatttgatatcttgtgtcttagtgtgcaagaacttaggagcacaagaaatcgagtggaagatgcaacgAACGAGAAGGATGTCACGGGACAGGAGCCgacgtgtaacgacccgacccctcgaccccttgagcggtccaactggcggcccatttggcgaccccttggcggtcccttgagcggcccaactggcgaccccttatgttgtcaatcgacgaccctcggccgtgccgttactcactaggtcttcccacccatggccagtgaatttttgctttccccaggattcgaactctagacctccaggctaagtactagagtttataaatcctggtagCTAAGTGAGCGCcttacttggctaccaggattcataaactctagtacttagcctggaggtcaaGAGTTTGAATCCtagggaagacaaaaatccactggccagggatgGGAAGACCTAGTAAGTAACGACACGGCTGAGGGTCGTCgattgacgacataaggggtcgccagttgagccgcccaagggaccgccaaggggacgccaaatgggccgccagttgggctgcccaaggggccgaggggccgggtcgttacacaacGAGCTCGGtacatctgagggacaagaagctatggaagagtacaccgatggacaagAAGGACGCGAGCGACGTTCGTGGGATGAGAAGTTGGGGAGGAAGCCTGTTCGAGGAGAAGATCAAAGTGGAGTTcggggtgagctcaactccggttaacTAGAGCATCACCTAAGTGAACAAAGATCAGCTAAAAGGTTGATCTacctcatggaaggtgccttaaaTGGTTTGGAAGGTGTGTCGCATAAACAATGTCAAAAGTGCCTTCCAGGTTGTTGAAGGTGCTTTCAAATGAGCATTAAACcaagataaagttttattttcGCTGATAAAACTTGTCTCATTACAGGTGCCTTGGACCACcttaaaggtgccttcaagctacagataacatttttcaggagctataaaaagatccctggaCCTAGAAATTTAATAACAACTGAACTACAACAATTGTATTCCATTTCCTAGTGATTTCTGAGTTTAGAAAGtatgtaagagacttctccgccttcagcaaaggagtaaCTTCTAGTGGAGCATTCTTcaatgccttggattaacaaccacttaggttgtaaccaagtaaacaaccgTCTTACTTTCTttagtcatttattttatttttgcgtTATTTTAATTGTGCTATCTGAGTAAGTTGAAAGATTGAGAAAGaagttatttttattttgcaggcaattcacctccctcttgtcGACCGcacgggaccaacaagtggtatcagatccaAACTGCTTCAGAAGGATTAATCGCCTCTAAAGCAATAAGACGATGGCCGATTCAAGTATTCATCCactgaagttcgagggagacttcacacAATGGAAGCTCCAGATGGAGGTATTTTCGAAAACAGACTTTGAAATTCTTCTAATCatgaaatataattttgtagCCCCTAAGAACCAACAAGGAGATGAAAAAGAAGAGTACTCAtgaaaaaataaagaacaaacCAATTTAGTGGCGAACGACAAaatagagttccatctgctgaatGTTCTTCCACCCCAGGAGGTCAATTGGATCGGTAGCTACGATTCCGCCAAAGAgttctgggaaaaattcctagaactatATGAATGTACTTCTGAAGCTGAGTTAGCAAAACGGGACATCCTCCGAACTCAGCTAACAAACCTCCTGATGAATAAGAGAGAGAAGATAGCTCAACTCCAAACAAGGATAAAACaactcatcactcagctcaacaatctTGGAGAATCGGTAATGAATCGTGATTCTATTCAGTACACACTCAATGCTTTTCTGAGAACTCTTGAATGACCGTCCTTAGTAGATACATATTACATCACTAagaacttcgaggtaagtacactagaaaacTTATTTTCGACTTTCAAACATCATAAAACTTGATGTGCAAATCCCAAAGAAATTGAGAAGTCAAATCACAATCTTGCCCAGAAAGCCTAAAAGGATGAACAAGACTCCGAAGCGTCAATCGATGAAGAGGAAGCGACCCTAATGGTAAAAAAATTtagtaagtttattaaatctaataaatttaataagtcgcaGATGAAAAAACACTTTCGGAGCAAAAGAAAGGTTCGATGCTATAACTACCAAGAAATAGGGCACATTAAGGATAACTACCCCaaactgaagaagaaggagaaagacaaagcAAAAGATCCAAGAACAAAGCACAAAAACTtgaaggtgacgtgggatgaatcatcgtcATCAGAATCGGATCTAGAAGAGGATTAGCCCTAATGGCCGATTACTAGAGGAACGTCGAAAGTTCCTCATAGATGAGCATCGACAAAGGAGGAGGATCCTCAAAGAAAAATAGCAACGAAAGGGGAGGATCTTCAAAAgaaagtatcgatgaagggggaggaataaaccaagaggtaagtgaggtacgcacATTATCTCTTGAAAAGTCTTTTGAATTCATTAAGATGCTTTctaaaaatatactaaaattagaaaataaaaatgctaaggttaaattaaacttaacaaattCATGCCCCTTAgttatgtatgataatttaaaaatagaaaataaaaacctaaaagcaataataaagaaaaaggaaaataaccatgcatgttcaaataattttcaaaaattaagatttagaaattatgataaaatcaATTAGTATATTAGGAATCATCATGGATAGATTAGGAAAATCTCTAGGGATTATATACCattgaaatttttagttaattcaaTAGGAAGAAACTTACATTGGGTTTCAAAATACTTTTTAGATtaaatttctcaaattttaatttattatgatagaaattattttaaatagaaaaataatttttgagtaattttttttCTGCTTGTATTCTTTTCTCAAAACTTTTATACTGATAGAACATTATactttttgttaaattttttttttgaatttttataatCATATGTATTTCTCAAAGTTTTATTTGTGCAAAACGATAGTATTATCTACTAACagaaaacttttaaaatatttttccattaaattattttctataaattttattaataaaaatcataatttaaaaactaaaaaaaaatttcagacttatttttgaaattttttatttttctacgaTAAAACATGATGTTCTCtatcataataaattttttttgacaTTTTTTGAATATTATCTAAATTAGTACTAATTATTTTatgaaaagttaatttttaatattaaaactttaagaaaatagaaatttGGAGATTCTCATTTTTTGACATTAAACAATATGTTTTACATATCCAAGAAAATTAACAGAATTTTAgagttaaaaatatatttttgaaaaataggcTGTTCTAGTGAAATAAATTAGTTCTATTCAATTAAATAATATTCTAATGTGAAAATCTTTCTACTGATAAAGATTTTCTGTTTAAATTTGATAAagcttttcatgattttttgaatttgaaaagtaaattttaaattatttttatcaaaatagaatattaattattaaaaatagaatattttttaaaattatttttaaaaaatattagccTATTGG from Zingiber officinale cultivar Zhangliang chromosome 4A, Zo_v1.1, whole genome shotgun sequence includes the following:
- the LOC121971571 gene encoding protein SMAX1-LIKE 4-like, which gives rise to MRTGACTLQQALTAEAATVLKLSLALARRRGHAQVTPLHVATTLLSSTATSSSLLRRACVKSQPRHPASHPLQCRALDLCFNVALNRLPASPCSASLHPSLSNALIAALKRAQAHQRRGCVEIQQHQNLHQQPSPLLAIKVELEQLIISILDDPSVSRVMREAGFSSTCVKNNLEEETSASASSLAHNDIINPFFKLSSWQAPPRSSSQKEDLSAVMEVMLRKQGRRSNAVVVGDSVTITDGLVADLMVKVERGDVPDDIKDAQFVKLHLSHVHLRLMGKSDVDTKVSHLRKKITALAADKGGRGVIIHAGDLRWAVDDEEARDGCGFKPVDYMAEELGRLLSPLRSSNGKVWLLATASYQTYVRCQTRQPSLETLWGLQAVVVPSGGLTLSLRATSDGLEPPRLTKLFDHPLQFLGSKNYSSMDDEKLSCCSECTSKFEKEASVFEFEKNEPHHGSTQLPLWLQKLRPDDHKDSLSELRSKWNSLCRNLHRSRQNQLYLPFLNGIAFANNSNLCSSYSSWSNSKQSKHSRQPHFSSSSSEATAKHDPMFGICNWLGRDETKQRFSEVGLNSLKTPRNEDVNITLSLGSGALLADSATSSKDDVSADQEEGLSSKLQENMPWQSEIIPSIVESLTDTSSCQNKSLCILLEGSDRISKRRLAQVILEHFGGSKVEINSRKWANVEALEKGAKVVILIEEIERADSSFTRYLTDVLKMEGQGVIVIMTTSNYGDQDAGSKNAIKMMLQVEEIKPIDKDLKRKPETTLQSSPKRRASYGPDLNLLAEEERRKLNEEDDNKDEEAAPSDLTNETSCCATPNLPPELLQLVTARFSLEERSDLVTKSLLLKLQRAFEEEAGGGGIGRLVVDESAAGELTAAAGFFSERCFERWAARVVLGAYRETVGNGGGGKVRLCAEGKLGNVEEFGFMGSVLPGKIDMPREV